CGTTATGAGTGACAAGAAGCCTTCTTGTCCCCTTCTTTTCCATTACGTCAAGTGCATGGGAAAGCGTGTCTGCCTTGTCAATGTACATAGGTTCTGTCATTACTTCTCTTACTTCCATTGTTTTCCCTCCGTGTTATAATCAAATTCAATCAACTGGTGCATTCTCTGTCTCTTCACTGTACGGCTTTGAGGATATCTCTTCTGCTGATCATTCCCACCAGATTATCATTATTGACTACCGGAAGGCCGATCACATGTTCCTCTATCATGGTCTTTGCAGCCTGCACAACCGTATCATCAATATTGACACTTGATGGCAGCTCAGACATTATGTCTTCGGCCACCAGTGGTACTTCCTTGACGTATCTGTAGGTCTTCTCCCCTGCAGGGGTAGATTTTCTTGCCATCTTTATGCTCTTTGAAGAGAGCTTTCCTTCATTATCGGTTATGCCGTTGAGGGCTACATTGCTTGTAGTGATTATTCCCACGGCCTCTTCGGCATTGTCTACCACGATCACCCTGTTAACCTCGTTCTTTTCCATTTCCTGCATCACATGGTTAATTGTATGGTGACGGTGCACGAATATGGGATCATCACCCATTACATCTTCAACTTTTGTATCCATCTCCTGTTGAGACACGTACTTCATTATGTCAGTACCTGTGATTATTCCGACAACATTGTCCTTTACAACTGCAAGTGAATTAATTCCGTTTTCAAGCATCAGGTCGCTTGCCTGACTGATCGAAGCTTCAGGATAGATCGATATCGGAGCATCGTTCATCACCATGTTTACCGGGACCTTGTCAATAGGCCTCCTGCGCCACATGGGCTCGGCCTGTGCAAGCCTTTTACTCAGGTCTGTCTTGGTCACAATGCCGACCATCTCTCCATCGTTGATAACCACAAGAGTGCTTATCTTGTGTTTCAGCATTAGTCGTCTTGCATGTGCCACATTTTCTTCCGGTTCTATGGTATAGACCGGTGAACTCATAATGTCTCCAACATTCATGTTGTTCCTCCATTTCTAAAATTAATTATCTTCCCGAATCATTCGGATATCGCATTCAGGATATCCCTTGAGGTAACGATTCCACAAAAAACACCATTCTCCATGACCGGCAGGGAGTTGACTCCGCTACTGATCATTATCTGTGCCGCTCTTCCCAGATCAACATCCGGGGTAACGAATATGGTCTCTCTTTTTGTCAGGGAACCCACAGTTTCTTTCATGACCTCATGGAAATTGCCCGTGACCATTTTTTCAAATGCATGGCCTGTGGCTATATATTCAAGTATGTCAGATGCTGTTACAATACCAAGCAGCATCCCGCCCTCCATGACAGGTATCTGTGAATATCCTTTTTCCACCATTATCCTGGCAGCATCCTCTATAGTATAATCAGATGGTGTTTCCTCTACTGTTTTGCTCATATACTGACTTATGGACTTGTTTGCAGGAATCCCTGCGATCAGTTCCAGAAAATCCCTGTCAGTACAGATTCCGCATACAACTTTTGCTTCGTTTACAACTGGAATTCCTCCGATGTTTTTCTCTATCATGATCTTGATGACGTCTGCAATCTTTGCCTCTCTGTTCACATATATTACTTCATCACACATGATCGAACGGATTTCCGCGTTCATTGCTATGAGGAAGTTATCTTGATAATGTTTCTCTATCAGCAGCTTCTTGCTTCCGCCTCCAAGAAAATCTATAATATCGATTGATGTGATCATACCTTCCAGACGATTTGTTCCCGCATTTGTTACGGGTATTCTTCTGATGCCTGCAACGCTCATTAACCTGACAGCATTGATGATAGTAGCAGTAGGCTGCAGAGTTACCGGTTCCACGGTTGCAACCATCATGATATCGCCTCTGTGCCTGGATATATGGGCCATGAAGTCAACCGGACCAAAATCCATGGTTGCTGCAATGCTCATCATCTTCGGGTCCTTCCGGTTGACCTTACCTTTCAATATGTTCATTTTCCGGTTGATCAGCTTTTTTTCCTGACCGGGAATGCTTTTTTTTCTTTGTATTTTCAAGTAACCACCAACCCCTCGGGAGTTGAGGTTTATCCGTAAATCGCGTAAGCTACTCCACTACATATCTTCAAAAATCCAGACCTTTAGTTGTCCTTCAAGTCTTTCTATCAGGAAGATATGTAGCAGATAAGACTTTCAAAACACAGATAAACCATCGTGTCTGCCGCCAATGCATGTGTTTTTTGTAAACACCGCTTTTTTTGTAAGATCGCTAAAAATAGTTTTGATTGCTTTATAGGCCGATACACTGTATCTTTCATAATATATCGAGGCAGACATCTGTTTCACCAGCTTTCACGTGTCCTTTGATCTAAACCGACCAGCAATAACTAGTCGTAGTAACCTTCTTCCTCTCTGCAGTCCTCACACATGGGTACTCCGTCAACTTCTGTCAGGTTGTCGGTAAGAGCACCACAACGCTGGCAGATCCCACGTTCAACATCTGTTTCCTGCAGGAAATCCCTTTCGCGATTCATTTCGATAAGGTTCACAAGAATGGTATTCAGTCCGGGAGATATGGATAATATATCTCTATCCGTGATCATACCCAGTATTACATTCCCTTCCATTACAGCGAGCCTGCGTATATCGGACTTGATCATAAGTTCGGCTGCTTCTATGATACCGGTAGAAGGTTTTATGGATATGATAGGAGACGACATTATGTCCCTGGCAAGCATCTCCGCGGGAAGTATGTTCCTGACCACTGTTTTGGAAACAATATCATTTTCCGTGATAATGCCCACACTGTCACCGTCTTCAAGAACGATTATATTGTTGGCATTATGGTCGGCCATCTCCCTTGCAACTTCAAGAACACTTGCATCGGCGTTCATGACAAAGATCTCCTTTGTCATCGCCTCTTTAACCGTCATCTCGTTTTGTATCTCTCTTATCGAAACGTCGGTTTCCAGATCCCTCTGAGTATTCAAGACCATCCACATCCTCTAAGATCGAAAGTAAGGAGCAGGTCACTAATAGTCCACAATTAAAATGTTGCCTTAATGGTATTTATAGATGTTTGTATACAATACGTGTCTTCAGCTTGCTTTAGCTCAGCGCAAGGAAATTTGAGTACACGTCATATAAGAAAAAGTCTGATAGTTGTAAGACAGGAGATATTGAATTAAGGTCTACACTATAATATAAGAAAAATAAAGTTTGAACATCCTTTCAGACGGATGTTCCTGAAATATCTGTTTTCACAGTACGACGATCCTTGTCCTGTTTCCGGCACTGAGTTCTATCTCGTCGTTGAACCCTGATTTTGAGAATGCGTCGATGATCTCAATCTCTGTGTCGATATCAAGCTCATCCACAAGTAATGCATGATCACCCCATAGTGCAACCCTTATCCTGCCGGTGTCATCTGATACATAGATGTTGGACACCATGTTCACAGTACCGTCGTCACGGGAAAATTCCCTGAGTTCGCCAAGACCTGAAACAGATCCCTTGACAGAGTATGGCTCACCTGGGATTATGTCGGATATGGGTGTGAAGTTCTCGGAGTAGTTCACATCCTCGTCAATCGCTTTCAGGACAGTACGGCTTCCTACCTGGACTTCCACCTGCTGGGTGAAGTTATTCTCCCTGGCATATGCATTGATTATCTCCACGGACTCGCCTGTGTTCATTCCGGTTGCCAGTTCGGTCTTCTCATCCCAGAGGGTAACCCTTATTTTACCGGTATCGTCACCGATGGTGATGTTTGATACCCTTCCTGTGGACCCGTCCTTGCGGTTGAACGTCCTGACCTCGGAGATATCAAGTACCTTTCCCTTGAGGTTCAGATCCCCCATGCCATTCTTGACATCCTCGATCTTCGTGCAGTCGACACAGGCCTCTATCTTCTCTTCACTCTCGCAGAGTATTCCGTTGTTCCCTATGTTGACCTCGATTCCCGAGTATCCTTCCTTTACATAACCGCTTATCTGGAAGTTCTGCCCGATCTCAATATCACCTGTCTTGACGAGGTCCGCCTTGTCATCCCAGAGTGTCAGGCGTATGGATCCCGTATCATCTGCAACAATAAGGTTTGCAACCCTTCCGATGGTGCCGTCATTGCGGTTGAATTCCTTTGCAGGAAAGACTGACATGACCTTTGCGATGAGCCTTACATTTCCGCTTTCAGGTGTGATGTCGGCTATTTTCTGTACGGAGGTTTCCGTTTCATTGACTCCCAGATCGTGTGCTACCAGCATTGCTGCGGTCCGCATATCACACAATCCGCTCATCTGGTCAACCTTCTCGTCGACCTTTTTGCGGAACTCCTCCTGACTTATGATGTCTCCAAGTTTATCGTATATCTCAGTAACTTCGTCCATATTAATACCTGAGAGACTAAGATGTACGATCCATTTTAAAACCTTTGTTCTTTACAGAGGGTAATAGTTTATCAAACTTTTATTACGAGACCGACTCTTTTTGACAACTTATATTAATTATAAGATATATCTGGAAAGATATCATGATCCGTAAATGTGAACAGCATGGGTATTTCAGGGGCGAGCAATGCCCGGACTGTGCTAATGAAGGACGTTATGTGCTGGATGATGAAAGGGAAGAAAGACTTGGCAGGTTCGTTTCCGGTGCATTGAGACACTTCCCTGAGGACGTTGGTCTTGAAATTGATCCCCAGGGCTGGGTGGATATGGATATCCTCTGCAAGATCATGAAAAAGCGTTACAAGTGGGGTACCACCGAACGCCTGATCTCCCTTGTGGAATCTGACAGGAAAGGACGCTATGAGATTGACGGATCTTTTATCAGGGCCCGATACGGTCATTCCGTTGAAGTTGATCTTGTACCCGACTATCCTGAGAATGAACTTCCCTATCTTTACTACGGGGTCAGCCAGGAAGAGGCAGATATGCTGCTTGAGAACGGGATAATCCCTGTCAGGCAGTGTTACGTACATCTCAGTACGTCATTTG
The window above is part of the Methanolobus zinderi genome. Proteins encoded here:
- a CDS encoding CBS domain-containing protein, whose product is MNVGDIMSSPVYTIEPEENVAHARRLMLKHKISTLVVINDGEMVGIVTKTDLSKRLAQAEPMWRRRPIDKVPVNMVMNDAPISIYPEASISQASDLMLENGINSLAVVKDNVVGIITGTDIMKYVSQQEMDTKVEDVMGDDPIFVHRHHTINHVMQEMEKNEVNRVIVVDNAEEAVGIITTSNVALNGITDNEGKLSSKSIKMARKSTPAGEKTYRYVKEVPLVAEDIMSELPSSVNIDDTVVQAAKTMIEEHVIGLPVVNNDNLVGMISRRDILKAVQ
- a CDS encoding CBS domain-containing protein, which produces MKIQRKKSIPGQEKKLINRKMNILKGKVNRKDPKMMSIAATMDFGPVDFMAHISRHRGDIMMVATVEPVTLQPTATIINAVRLMSVAGIRRIPVTNAGTNRLEGMITSIDIIDFLGGGSKKLLIEKHYQDNFLIAMNAEIRSIMCDEVIYVNREAKIADVIKIMIEKNIGGIPVVNEAKVVCGICTDRDFLELIAGIPANKSISQYMSKTVEETPSDYTIEDAARIMVEKGYSQIPVMEGGMLLGIVTASDILEYIATGHAFEKMVTGNFHEVMKETVGSLTKRETIFVTPDVDLGRAAQIMISSGVNSLPVMENGVFCGIVTSRDILNAISE
- a CDS encoding CBS domain-containing protein → MVLNTQRDLETDVSIREIQNEMTVKEAMTKEIFVMNADASVLEVAREMADHNANNIIVLEDGDSVGIITENDIVSKTVVRNILPAEMLARDIMSSPIISIKPSTGIIEAAELMIKSDIRRLAVMEGNVILGMITDRDILSISPGLNTILVNLIEMNRERDFLQETDVERGICQRCGALTDNLTEVDGVPMCEDCREEEGYYD
- a CDS encoding OB-fold nucleic acid binding domain-containing protein (Replication protein A protects and stabilize the intermediate ssDNA that is generated by the unwinding action of a DNA helicase at the replication fork. In addition, SSBs prevent the formation of secondary structures by single-stranded template DNA.) produces the protein MDEVTEIYDKLGDIISQEEFRKKVDEKVDQMSGLCDMRTAAMLVAHDLGVNETETSVQKIADITPESGNVRLIAKVMSVFPAKEFNRNDGTIGRVANLIVADDTGSIRLTLWDDKADLVKTGDIEIGQNFQISGYVKEGYSGIEVNIGNNGILCESEEKIEACVDCTKIEDVKNGMGDLNLKGKVLDISEVRTFNRKDGSTGRVSNITIGDDTGKIRVTLWDEKTELATGMNTGESVEIINAYARENNFTQQVEVQVGSRTVLKAIDEDVNYSENFTPISDIIPGEPYSVKGSVSGLGELREFSRDDGTVNMVSNIYVSDDTGRIRVALWGDHALLVDELDIDTEIEIIDAFSKSGFNDEIELSAGNRTRIVVL
- a CDS encoding RNA 2'-phosphotransferase produces the protein MIRKCEQHGYFRGEQCPDCANEGRYVLDDEREERLGRFVSGALRHFPEDVGLEIDPQGWVDMDILCKIMKKRYKWGTTERLISLVESDRKGRYEIDGSFIRARYGHSVEVDLVPDYPENELPYLYYGVSQEEADMLLENGIIPVRQCYVHLSTSFDKAMRAASIHTENPVIFEIDAEAAQEDGIDIVVVNDDIVLAKNIPADYISIRES